GCGCGCAGCTGCGCCACGCCCTCCTCGTGCTGCCCGATCGTCTCGGAGAACTTCGTCTCGCCCGTCGCGAGGTTGACCGTCACGAAGAAGAACCAGGGACCGTCGGCGGGGTTGAGCACCGCGTCGATCGCGACGTCGCCCGGTGCCGCGATCGGCCCGATCGGCAGCCCCTCGATGACGTAGGTGTTGTACGGGTTGTCGGCATCGAGGGCGTCGCCGCTCGACCACACCGAGCCCGTCTCCCCCGCGCCGTACTGCGTCGACGAATCGAACTCGAGCCGCCAGCCGTCGGCGAGCCGGTTCTCGATCACGCGCGACACCCGGTAGAAGTCGTCGGCCAGTCGGGCTTCGCGCTGGATGAGCGAGGCCTTCGTCAGCACCGTGTGGCGATCCTCGACCGCGACCCCTGCCGCATCGAGGCGCGAGAACATCTCGTCGACGAGCGTGCGGATGTGGTCTTCGGCGGTCGTGTTCGGCTCGAAGGTGTAGGTCGCGGGGAACAGGTAGCCCTCGATGTTCGGGGCGACGTCGGGGATGCCGTAGATCGAGGGATCGGCGATGGCCGCCTCGTAGTCCGCGAGCGGCAGGCCGGTGCCCGCCGAGAGCGCCTCGATGACCTCACCCGCGCGCAGACCCTCGCGCACGGTGGCGCTCAGCTCCACCTTGTTGGCCGGGTCGAGCAGCGCATCCAGCGCCGACTGCGCCGACATCTCCTCCTGCAGGCGGTAGGTGCCCGGGATGAACGCGATGGAGTCGTCCGCGAGCAGCAGATCGTAGAACGCATCGAAGGTCATGGTCACGCCCTGCTCGACGAGCGACGTCGCGACATCGGCGCCGATCTCTCCCGAGTAGATGGTCACGAGCACCTCCGTGCCGTTCCCGGTGCCCGCGTAGTCGTTCGGCAGTTCCCAGCCGAGCACCTCGCGCACTTGCTCCTCGTAGTTCGTCCAGACGTACCACGCCCCGGCCGCGGCGATGCCGGCGAGCAACGAGAGGATGCCGAGCACGACCCAGGGCCACCGCCGACGTCGGCGCGGCGCGCCACCCGCCGTGCCGCGACCGCGCCCGCCGCCCCGACGCGATTCGCTCTCGCGCGCGGCCCGACGGCTGGCCGGGGCCTCGCCGTCGCTCGGCGCCGTCGCCGTCGTCGCGGGCGCGCTCGGCGCGGCGCCCGGCTCGCTCGGCTGCGAGCGGAAGATGGCGTCCCAGGGATCGTTATCGGTCACGCGGTCGGTCGTCCTTCGTGCGGCTCGACGAGCGCGCCGGGCGGGTTCCCGGTCGAGCGCTCGAGGTCGAGGGCGTGCTGGAGCAGGATAACAGCGGCGGCCTGGTCGACCACGGAGCGCGAGTTCTTCGCCGTTCGCCCCGCCTCGCGCAATCCGCGCGCGGCGCTCACGGTCGTCAACCGCTCATCGACGAGGCGCACGGGCACCGGCAGAACCGCGGCGAGCTGCTCGGCGATGTCGCGCGAGTCGGCCGTCGACGCCGTCTCGGCGCCGCTGAGCGACAGCGGGACGCCCACGATCACCTCGATCGCCTCGTGCTCCATGACGAGACTCCGGATGCTGCCCACGGGCTCCTCGCGCCGGGCGAGCGTCTCCACCGGCGTCGCGAGCATGCCGTGCGGGTCGCTGCGCGCGACGCCGACGCGGGCACGGCCCACGTCGATGCCGAGCCGCACGCCCGTGCGCACGATCAGTGCCGCAGCTCGGCCAGCACGGCTTCGATCGCCGCGGGGATCGCCGAGGGGTCGACGCCCCCGCCCTGGGCGAGGTCGTCCTTGCCGCCGCCGCCGCCGCCGAGCACGCCCGAGGCGGTGCGCGCGAGCGCCCCGGCCTTCGCGCCGGCGTCGCGCGCCGCCGGCGTCGTCGCGACGATGACCGTGGCCTTGCCCGCGACCTCGGCGGCGAGCACGACGACCGTGGGGCCGTCGTTCAGGCGGCCGCGCACGCTCGTGGCGAGCATCCGCACATCGTCGGCTGACCCCAGCGCGCCGAGGTTCTCGGCCACGACCGTGTAGCCGCCGAGCGTCGTCGCCGCAGCGACAAGCGCGGGTACGCGTTC
The sequence above is a segment of the Microcella humidisoli genome. Coding sequences within it:
- the mltG gene encoding endolytic transglycosylase MltG, with product MTDNDPWDAIFRSQPSEPGAAPSAPATTATAPSDGEAPASRRAARESESRRGGGRGRGTAGGAPRRRRRWPWVVLGILSLLAGIAAAGAWYVWTNYEEQVREVLGWELPNDYAGTGNGTEVLVTIYSGEIGADVATSLVEQGVTMTFDAFYDLLLADDSIAFIPGTYRLQEEMSAQSALDALLDPANKVELSATVREGLRAGEVIEALSAGTGLPLADYEAAIADPSIYGIPDVAPNIEGYLFPATYTFEPNTTAEDHIRTLVDEMFSRLDAAGVAVEDRHTVLTKASLIQREARLADDFYRVSRVIENRLADGWRLEFDSSTQYGAGETGSVWSSGDALDADNPYNTYVIEGLPIGPIAAPGDVAIDAVLNPADGPWFFFVTVNLATGETKFSETIGQHEEGVAQLRAWCRASEENAAYCA
- the ruvX gene encoding Holliday junction resolvase RuvX — protein: MRTGVRLGIDVGRARVGVARSDPHGMLATPVETLARREEPVGSIRSLVMEHEAIEVIVGVPLSLSGAETASTADSRDIAEQLAAVLPVPVRLVDERLTTVSAARGLREAGRTAKNSRSVVDQAAAVILLQHALDLERSTGNPPGALVEPHEGRPTA